GGGAAAATTGCTCGGAATCGGCTACGGCAACGGCAAGCAATTTCACAAAAGGTGCCGGATGTTGCAAATTACCCGGGAAGAGTTTTTTGCGGCATTGGAACAACTGAAAGCGGGCTGCGACAGTGAAACATGAGTGGATTGCATCTCCCAGGAAAACTGTGGAACTTCTGGAACAGCATCAGCTTGCGCCAAAGAAAAGCTTGGGACAAAACTTTTTGGTCGACCGCAATTTTTTGGACAAAATCGTGGCGGCGGCGGAATTGGACGAAACCAAAGGCGCGCTGGAAATCGGCCCCGGCATCGGCGCGTTGACGCAAGTTTTGGCGCAAACCGCGAAAAAAGTGGCTGCCGTTGAGATTGACGGCAGATTAGTCCCGATTTTGCAAGATATGTTCAGGGATCGCGACAACGTGCGCATCGTGCATGGCGACGCGTTGGAAGTAAACTTTCCCTCCCTGTTCGCGGATTGGTTCGCCGATGTGCCGGAAGTAAGCGTTACGGCCAATCTTCCCTATTATGTAACAACGCCGATTATCATGAAACTTCTCGAGTCGCAGCTGCCGCTAGCCCATATCGTGGTGATGGTGCAAAAGGAAGTGGCCGGCCGCATGGCGGCTTTGCCCGGTACGAAAGATTACGGAAGCCTTAGCATTGCCGTGCAATATTTTGCCGAGACGAAAGTGATCACGAATGTGCCGCGGACCGTATTTATTCCCCGCCCTAACGTGGATTCCGCGATTATTCGTTTGACCAGACGCAAAACCCCTCCTGTGCGGGTTCTCTCCGAGCCGTTTTTGTTCGCGGTTGTTCAGGCCAGTTTTGCCAGGCGCAGAAAAACGATTTGGAACAATTTGCGGCAATTTGCGGATCAACTGCCGCACGATGAACTTTTGACAGTGCTAAAGAGCTGCAACATCGACGCCAGCCGCCGGGGCGAGACGCTAAGCCTAGCTGAATTTGCGGCCCTAAGCGACGCTTTGTGGAATCGCCTGCATAAATGAGGCCGCGCCACCCCGCAATCACCAAATGCCTGCAAAGCCCATAGGATGGTGAAGGGGAGGAACGAAGCCCATGTTCAAAAGCGGAGAGCTGGTCATTAGAAAATCATACGGCGGCGATATTGTGTTTCGGATTCAATCGTTTGAAAACGGTCTGGCAGTGCTTAGAGGCGTGGAATATCGCCTGTTGGCCGACGCGCCGTTGTCCGATATACAACGGATTGAAGATATAGGCGCCCACCGCGGCACGGTCGAATCGCGTATGAAAACCCGGGAAACGGCCAAAAGGATGGAAATGTTCCGGAATTT
This is a stretch of genomic DNA from Bacilli bacterium. It encodes these proteins:
- the rsmA gene encoding 16S rRNA (adenine(1518)-N(6)/adenine(1519)-N(6))-dimethyltransferase RsmA — its product is MKHEWIASPRKTVELLEQHQLAPKKSLGQNFLVDRNFLDKIVAAAELDETKGALEIGPGIGALTQVLAQTAKKVAAVEIDGRLVPILQDMFRDRDNVRIVHGDALEVNFPSLFADWFADVPEVSVTANLPYYVTTPIIMKLLESQLPLAHIVVMVQKEVAGRMAALPGTKDYGSLSIAVQYFAETKVITNVPRTVFIPRPNVDSAIIRLTRRKTPPVRVLSEPFLFAVVQASFARRRKTIWNNLRQFADQLPHDELLTVLKSCNIDASRRGETLSLAEFAALSDALWNRLHK